From Trichoplusia ni isolate ovarian cell line Hi5 chromosome 20, tn1, whole genome shotgun sequence, a single genomic window includes:
- the LOC113503782 gene encoding Ig-like and fibronectin type-III domain-containing protein 2 isoform X3, translating into MRGAARGLALLALFVFTIAESTEELKNESVESASVSTGSSQEEIEEPKAYMRAPAVGGVAVRSGEDALLTCVVLGAKGRPVLWRRAKDLQLLTAGGVRVTRDDRVDVLHDDADDPLPGPGIAKGGDVWALVIKAVKASDAGLYMCELNTEPPVRSFHRLTVISRGLTPPENQNVTDSYSANVPTLSSLALSHNYTDCCVAANVTKTCLGFCSIQTILEGTGQDPETCQPDFPAIVKCMADGRNHVPCCVQERVPDICQDVCRGEFTPVTDNIKTHYSCASYMEKTLACIVEGIELLPSPPEDVEVEPLNEKQLNVSWNPPIENTDSVTEYVVNVTTLRSFDAHLIDPSESSIKNNGSMKSVQSMTYKVLSNKTFFILNDLLPFTMYEITVTSYNIHGSSLPSYAIRSLTLTPGKMKSTEVAAAPKLPDVRGCCVSAGVNHYGCVDKLCDPTKTFEIALQVTDLMICAPWAGVTFGCLANGMDHTPCCRSRGLPESCLPLCSGNITTLDFNHFKCLRYMTSYTNCLLRGYGVLPGAPSRLYLTNIDTDYAVVHWSPPAALADTVQHYNLHFKTLQAGDEYRVLEKVHSPYILEDLESNMDYEIYVEAVNEHGVGDASPRLIFRTQSQVIEEEEEIANAYNVTACCERVQLAGVCMPLCSYDAKMSDLRMLAPLCAQDFHKLLRCGAGGRNHESCCARRGVAAACRGVCAGALGGGVNSCVPYIGNIVQCFEEGTGLLPGPPRELHALVSSGRVTLEWGAPPDGANTTAYVVHWQKIDNNTQPYSYNTMQSTYNKMNVTDTVAKLEGLEPNSTYHVFVVASNSFGESLPSSMLLFNVTDAEEKEIAGIPSPPHSLSVSSHSATWLTLTWQPPQFSQPDEKISYTLFYKSPTQLTQTNITNITTTVPGHTLEKLSPNTQYVVWVKAHAAAGDSQPSETLLAWTDPAYPAYVEPPSVNPVNLVVEGSSMTILCIAMGTPTPTISLYISGRLVRQEVTRHMVTVIHNVTRDMDQISCYADNGYGTPMQASRKINISHTPTIQASGITMAAAGDAVILECRVEALPKPTIAFWRDPHGRTPVIDGPNYHIQLLADPEEQTKYTMRLIIKKIAETDEGDYYCHAENAFGKTLRPVSVRLRPTTPHHNVTECCTQMNVSSTCIDACSFHLDMDNIMDRPECMNDFDKLMKCAADGSDHRSCCASWGVPRNCLELCRGGAVSRSCALQHARRALACFRDSGARLPGPPRNLKAHVAPTPNSVLLSWEAPLKNPQTVYLYRVFWRAYGAKVPEKLDTSETSVVLTGLQDDVRYECVVKAANDVGTSSLSPAILFTTAGQEAGAAAAPVRGGGAASAVGVALACVLVAAILLAAALYYRYRKNLRLKAQGGVAFENPSYLREPNPDTAVNGTVPNGTANGANGTNGVAPIANGVSNSSAWRQETLNNPGTTIPTAREVDPTLYEELKLGHDGAGFKRLKP; encoded by the exons aattaaaaaatgaatcagTGGAGAGCGCAAGCGTCTCAACAGGCAGTTCTCAAGAAGAGATTGAAGAGCCCAAGGCCTATATGAGGGCTCCAGCAGTCGGAGGAGTCGCAGTCAGGAGCGGAGAGGACGCCCTCCTCACCTGCGTGGTCCTTGGTGCTAAGGGCCGGCCGGTCCTCTGGCGGAGAGCCAAGGATCTCCAGCTGCTAACCGCTGGAGGAGTCAGGGTAACCAGAGACGATAGAGTCGATGTTCTCCACGATGATG CGGACGACCCGCTGCCCGGGCCAGGGATCGCGAAGGGCGGCGACGTGTGGGCCCTCGTCATCAAGGCGGTGAAAGCGTCTGATGCCGGCTTGTACATGTGTGAACTAAACACGGAACCCCCTGTCAGAAGTTTCCATAGACTTACAG TGATATCACGAGGTCTGACGCCGCCTGAGAACCAGAACGTGACTGACAGCTACTCAGCTAACGTGCCGACACTATCGTCTCTCGCTCTCTCACACAACTACACGGATTGCTGCGTGGCCGCTAACGTCACGAAGACATGCCTCGGCTTCTGCAGCATACAGACCATTCTAGAAGGAACGGGACAGGATCCTGAGACCTGTCAACCAGACTTCCCAGCTATTGTCAA ATGCATGGCAGACGGACGCAACCACGTCCCCTGCTGCGTTCAGGAGCGGGTCCCGGACATCTGCCAGGATGTCTGCCGGGGAGAGTTCACCCCAGTCACTGATAACATCAAAACACATTACTCCTGTGCCTCCTACATGGAGAAGACGTTAGCTTGTATTGTCGAGGGTATTG aactCCTCCCAAGTCCTCCTGAAGACGTTGAAGTGGAACCTCTAAACGAGAAACAATTGAATGTGTCGTGGAATCCTCCTATTGAGAACACAGACTCGGTCACAGAGTATGTCGTCAACGTCACCACTCTCCGTTCCTTCGATGCCCACCTCATCGACCCCTCAGAGAGCTCCATCAAAAACAACGGCTCCATGAAGAGCGTCCAGTCCATGACGTACAAAGTCCTATCCAACAAGACTTTCTTCATCCTGAATGATCTTCTGCCATTCACAATGTATGAAATCACCGTGACGTCATACAATATTCACGGCTCAAGCTTGCCCAGTTACGCGATCAG GTCACTAACCCTGACTCCTGGGAAGATGAAGTCTACGGAAGTAGCAGCAGCCCCCAAACTGCCCGATGTGAGAGGGTGCTGTGTCTCCGCCGGAGTCAACCACTACGGCTGCGTCGACAAGCTCTGCGACCCCACCAAGACCTTCGAGATCGCA TTGCAGGTCACAGATCTGATGATCTGCGCGCCCTGGGCTGGGGTGACCTTCGGATGTCTGGCGAACGGTATGGACCATACTCCTTGCTGCCGCTCCCGGGGCCTGCCGGAGTCATGTTTGCCGCTCTGCAGTGGAAACATCACTACCCTTGATTTCAATCATTTTAA ATGTCTCCGCTACATGACCTCCTACACGAACTGTTTGCTACGCGGCTACGGCGTCCTGCCAGGCGCTCCGTCACGCCTCTACCTCACAAACATCGACACAGACTACGCCGTAGTACACTGGTCCCCGCCTGCCGCCCTGGCGGACACCGTGCAACACTACAACTTGCATTTCAAGACGTTACAGGCTGGTGATGAATATAGGGTGCTGGAGAAG GTACATTCTCCTTATATTCTTGAGGACTTAGAATCGAACATGGACTATGAAATTTATGTGGAGGCAGTCAATGAGCATGGCGTGGGAGATGCTTCTCCCAGACTTATATTCAGGACGCAGAGCCAG GTTATCGAAGAAGAAGAGGAAATAGCGAATGCCTACAATGTGACGGCGTGTTGTGAACGGGTGCAGCTGGCCGGGGTCTGCATGCCGCTGTGCTCCTACGACGCCAAGATGTCCGACCTCAGGATGTTGGCTCCGCTATGTGCGCAGGACTTCCACAAACTGTTGAGATGTGGTGCTGGAG GTCGCAACCACGAGTCGTGCtgcgcgcggcgcggcgtggCGGCGGCGTGCCGCGGCGTGTGCGCGGGCGCGCTCGGCGGCGGCGTCAACTCCTGCGTGCCCTACATCGGGAACATCGTGCAGTGCTTCGAGGAGG GTACTGGTCTCCTACCAGGTCCGCCGCGCGAGCTGCACGCGCTGGTGAGCAGCGGGCGCGTGACGCTGGAGTGGGGCGCGCCCCCCGACGGCGCCAACACCACCGCCTACGTGGTGCACTGGCAGAAGATAGACAACAACACGCAGCCCTACAGCTACAACACCATGCAGTCCACTTATAAT AAAATGAACGTGACGGACACAGTGGCGAAGCTGGAAGGTTTGGAACCAAACAGTACGTACCACGTGTTTGTGGTGGCAAGCAACAGCTTCGGAGAGTCCCTACCGTCCAGCATGCTGCTGTTCAACGTCACTGATGCTG AAGAGAAGGAGATAGCAGGCATCCCGTCTCCCCCTCACTCGCTCTCCGTGTCCTCGCACTCCGCCACCTGGCTGACCCTCACCTGGCAGCCACCGCAGTTCTCGCAGCCCGACGAGAAGATATCATACAC GTTATTCTACAAATCGCCGACACAGCTAACCCAAACAAACATCACGAATATAACAACGACGGTACCGGGACATACCCTGGAGAAGCTGTCCCCGAACACGCAGTACGTGGTGTGGGTGAAGGCGCACGCGGCGGCCGGAGACTCGCAGCCGTCAGAGACACTGCTGGCCTGGACTGACCCTGCGTACCCTGCGTATGTCGAG CCCCCGTCGGTGAACCCCGTGAACCTGGTAGTGGAAGGCTCCAGCATGACCATCCTGTGCATCGCCATGGGGACCCCCACACCCACCATCTCTCTCTATATCTCCG GTCGCCTGGTGAGGCAGGAGGTGACTCGGCACATGGTCACTGTGATCCACAACGTGACTCGTGACATGGACCAGATCTCCTGCTACGCTGACAACGGTTACGGCACCCCCATGCAGGCTTCCAGGAAGATTAACATCTCAC ACACGCCAACGATCCAAGCATCGGGCATCACAATGGCCGCAGCCGGCGACGCCGTGATCCTCGAGTGCCGCGTGGAGGCGCTCCCCAAACCCACCATCGCGTTCTGGAGAGACCCCCACGGAAGGACACCAGTTATTGACGGACCTAACTACCATATACAGTTACTGGCTGATCCAGAG GAGCAAACGAAATACACAATGCGTCTTATAATAAAGAAGATAGCAGAGACAGATGAGGGTGACTACTACTGTCACGCAGAGAACGCTTTCGGTAAAACTCTGAGACCGGTCTCGGTGCGACTCAGGCCGACCACGCCGCATCACAACGTCACCGAGTGCTGCACACAA ATGAACGTATCGTCGACGTGTATCGACGCGTGCAGCTTCCACCTCGACATGGACAACATCATGGACCGGCCCGAGTGCATGAACGACTTCGACAAACTCATGAAGTGCGCCGCTGATGGCTCTG ACCACCGCAGCTGCTGCGCATCATGGGGCGTGCCCCGCAACTGCCTGGAGCTGTGTCGCGGCGGCGCGGTGTCGCGCTCGTGCGCGCTGCAGCACGCGCGGCGCGCGCTGGCGTGCTTCCGGGACTCGGGCGCGCGCCTGCCCGGCCCGCCGCGGAACCTCAAGGCGCATGTCGCGCCCACGCCCAACTCTGTGCTGCTCAG TTGGGAAGCTCCTCTCAAGAACCCTCAGACAGTATACCTGTACCGGGTGTTCTGGCGCGCGTACGGAGCTAAGGTCCCGGAGAAGCTGGACACCAGCGAGACCAGCGTCGTGCTCACCGGCCTGCAGGACGACGTGCGCTACGAATGCGTTGTCAAGGCTGCCAACGATGTCG GTACATCGTCGCTGAGCCCGGCCATCCTGTTCACGACGGCGGGGcaggaggcgggcgcggcggcggcgccggtgCGCGGGGGGGGCGCCGCCTCCGCCGTGGGCGTCGCGCTCGCCTGCGTGCTCGTGGCCGCCATACTGCTGGCCGCGGCGCTCTACTATAGGTATAGGAAG AATCTTAGACTTAAGGCACAAGGAGGTGTAGCATTTGAAAACCCAAGCTACCTCAGGGAACCCAATCCTGATACAGCCGTTAAC GGCACAGTACCAAACGGCACCGCCAACGGAGCCAACGGCACAAACGGCGTCGCGCCGATAGCCAACGGCGTGTCGAACAGCTCCGCGTGGAGACAAGAGACGCTGAACAACCCCGGTACCACGATACCCACCGCGCGGGAGGTGGACCCCACGCTGTACGAGGAGCTGAAGTTAGGGCACGACGGCGCGGGCTTCAAGAGGCTGAAGCCATAG
- the LOC113503782 gene encoding Ig-like and fibronectin type-III domain-containing protein 2 isoform X1 produces MRGAARGLALLALFVFTIAESTEELKNESVESASVSTGSSQEEIEEPKAYMRAPAVGGVAVRSGEDALLTCVVLGAKGRPVLWRRAKDLQLLTAGGVRVTRDDRVDVLHDDGKNTADDPLPGPGIAKGGDVWALVIKAVKASDAGLYMCELNTEPPVRSFHRLTVISRGLTPPENQNVTDSYSANVPTLSSLALSHNYTDCCVAANVTKTCLGFCSIQTILEGTGQDPETCQPDFPAIVKCMADGRNHVPCCVQERVPDICQDVCRGEFTPVTDNIKTHYSCASYMEKTLACIVEGIELLPSPPEDVEVEPLNEKQLNVSWNPPIENTDSVTEYVVNVTTLRSFDAHLIDPSESSIKNNGSMKSVQSMTYKVLSNKTFFILNDLLPFTMYEITVTSYNIHGSSLPSYAIRSLTLTPGKMKSTEVAAAPKLPDVRGCCVSAGVNHYGCVDKLCDPTKTFEIALQVTDLMICAPWAGVTFGCLANGMDHTPCCRSRGLPESCLPLCSGNITTLDFNHFKCLRYMTSYTNCLLRGYGVLPGAPSRLYLTNIDTDYAVVHWSPPAALADTVQHYNLHFKTLQAGDEYRVLEKVHSPYILEDLESNMDYEIYVEAVNEHGVGDASPRLIFRTQSQVIEEEEEIANAYNVTACCERVQLAGVCMPLCSYDAKMSDLRMLAPLCAQDFHKLLRCGAGGRNHESCCARRGVAAACRGVCAGALGGGVNSCVPYIGNIVQCFEEGTGLLPGPPRELHALVSSGRVTLEWGAPPDGANTTAYVVHWQKIDNNTQPYSYNTMQSTYNKMNVTDTVAKLEGLEPNSTYHVFVVASNSFGESLPSSMLLFNVTDAEEKEIAGIPSPPHSLSVSSHSATWLTLTWQPPQFSQPDEKISYTLFYKSPTQLTQTNITNITTTVPGHTLEKLSPNTQYVVWVKAHAAAGDSQPSETLLAWTDPAYPAYVEPPSVNPVNLVVEGSSMTILCIAMGTPTPTISLYISGRLVRQEVTRHMVTVIHNVTRDMDQISCYADNGYGTPMQASRKINISHTPTIQASGITMAAAGDAVILECRVEALPKPTIAFWRDPHGRTPVIDGPNYHIQLLADPEEQTKYTMRLIIKKIAETDEGDYYCHAENAFGKTLRPVSVRLRPTTPHHNVTECCTQMNVSSTCIDACSFHLDMDNIMDRPECMNDFDKLMKCAADGSDHRSCCASWGVPRNCLELCRGGAVSRSCALQHARRALACFRDSGARLPGPPRNLKAHVAPTPNSVLLSWEAPLKNPQTVYLYRVFWRAYGAKVPEKLDTSETSVVLTGLQDDVRYECVVKAANDVGTSSLSPAILFTTAGQEAGAAAAPVRGGGAASAVGVALACVLVAAILLAAALYYRYRKNLRLKAQGGVAFENPSYLREPNPDTAVNGTVPNGTANGANGTNGVAPIANGVSNSSAWRQETLNNPGTTIPTAREVDPTLYEELKLGHDGAGFKRLKP; encoded by the exons aattaaaaaatgaatcagTGGAGAGCGCAAGCGTCTCAACAGGCAGTTCTCAAGAAGAGATTGAAGAGCCCAAGGCCTATATGAGGGCTCCAGCAGTCGGAGGAGTCGCAGTCAGGAGCGGAGAGGACGCCCTCCTCACCTGCGTGGTCCTTGGTGCTAAGGGCCGGCCGGTCCTCTGGCGGAGAGCCAAGGATCTCCAGCTGCTAACCGCTGGAGGAGTCAGGGTAACCAGAGACGATAGAGTCGATGTTCTCCACGATGATGGTAAGAATACAG CGGACGACCCGCTGCCCGGGCCAGGGATCGCGAAGGGCGGCGACGTGTGGGCCCTCGTCATCAAGGCGGTGAAAGCGTCTGATGCCGGCTTGTACATGTGTGAACTAAACACGGAACCCCCTGTCAGAAGTTTCCATAGACTTACAG TGATATCACGAGGTCTGACGCCGCCTGAGAACCAGAACGTGACTGACAGCTACTCAGCTAACGTGCCGACACTATCGTCTCTCGCTCTCTCACACAACTACACGGATTGCTGCGTGGCCGCTAACGTCACGAAGACATGCCTCGGCTTCTGCAGCATACAGACCATTCTAGAAGGAACGGGACAGGATCCTGAGACCTGTCAACCAGACTTCCCAGCTATTGTCAA ATGCATGGCAGACGGACGCAACCACGTCCCCTGCTGCGTTCAGGAGCGGGTCCCGGACATCTGCCAGGATGTCTGCCGGGGAGAGTTCACCCCAGTCACTGATAACATCAAAACACATTACTCCTGTGCCTCCTACATGGAGAAGACGTTAGCTTGTATTGTCGAGGGTATTG aactCCTCCCAAGTCCTCCTGAAGACGTTGAAGTGGAACCTCTAAACGAGAAACAATTGAATGTGTCGTGGAATCCTCCTATTGAGAACACAGACTCGGTCACAGAGTATGTCGTCAACGTCACCACTCTCCGTTCCTTCGATGCCCACCTCATCGACCCCTCAGAGAGCTCCATCAAAAACAACGGCTCCATGAAGAGCGTCCAGTCCATGACGTACAAAGTCCTATCCAACAAGACTTTCTTCATCCTGAATGATCTTCTGCCATTCACAATGTATGAAATCACCGTGACGTCATACAATATTCACGGCTCAAGCTTGCCCAGTTACGCGATCAG GTCACTAACCCTGACTCCTGGGAAGATGAAGTCTACGGAAGTAGCAGCAGCCCCCAAACTGCCCGATGTGAGAGGGTGCTGTGTCTCCGCCGGAGTCAACCACTACGGCTGCGTCGACAAGCTCTGCGACCCCACCAAGACCTTCGAGATCGCA TTGCAGGTCACAGATCTGATGATCTGCGCGCCCTGGGCTGGGGTGACCTTCGGATGTCTGGCGAACGGTATGGACCATACTCCTTGCTGCCGCTCCCGGGGCCTGCCGGAGTCATGTTTGCCGCTCTGCAGTGGAAACATCACTACCCTTGATTTCAATCATTTTAA ATGTCTCCGCTACATGACCTCCTACACGAACTGTTTGCTACGCGGCTACGGCGTCCTGCCAGGCGCTCCGTCACGCCTCTACCTCACAAACATCGACACAGACTACGCCGTAGTACACTGGTCCCCGCCTGCCGCCCTGGCGGACACCGTGCAACACTACAACTTGCATTTCAAGACGTTACAGGCTGGTGATGAATATAGGGTGCTGGAGAAG GTACATTCTCCTTATATTCTTGAGGACTTAGAATCGAACATGGACTATGAAATTTATGTGGAGGCAGTCAATGAGCATGGCGTGGGAGATGCTTCTCCCAGACTTATATTCAGGACGCAGAGCCAG GTTATCGAAGAAGAAGAGGAAATAGCGAATGCCTACAATGTGACGGCGTGTTGTGAACGGGTGCAGCTGGCCGGGGTCTGCATGCCGCTGTGCTCCTACGACGCCAAGATGTCCGACCTCAGGATGTTGGCTCCGCTATGTGCGCAGGACTTCCACAAACTGTTGAGATGTGGTGCTGGAG GTCGCAACCACGAGTCGTGCtgcgcgcggcgcggcgtggCGGCGGCGTGCCGCGGCGTGTGCGCGGGCGCGCTCGGCGGCGGCGTCAACTCCTGCGTGCCCTACATCGGGAACATCGTGCAGTGCTTCGAGGAGG GTACTGGTCTCCTACCAGGTCCGCCGCGCGAGCTGCACGCGCTGGTGAGCAGCGGGCGCGTGACGCTGGAGTGGGGCGCGCCCCCCGACGGCGCCAACACCACCGCCTACGTGGTGCACTGGCAGAAGATAGACAACAACACGCAGCCCTACAGCTACAACACCATGCAGTCCACTTATAAT AAAATGAACGTGACGGACACAGTGGCGAAGCTGGAAGGTTTGGAACCAAACAGTACGTACCACGTGTTTGTGGTGGCAAGCAACAGCTTCGGAGAGTCCCTACCGTCCAGCATGCTGCTGTTCAACGTCACTGATGCTG AAGAGAAGGAGATAGCAGGCATCCCGTCTCCCCCTCACTCGCTCTCCGTGTCCTCGCACTCCGCCACCTGGCTGACCCTCACCTGGCAGCCACCGCAGTTCTCGCAGCCCGACGAGAAGATATCATACAC GTTATTCTACAAATCGCCGACACAGCTAACCCAAACAAACATCACGAATATAACAACGACGGTACCGGGACATACCCTGGAGAAGCTGTCCCCGAACACGCAGTACGTGGTGTGGGTGAAGGCGCACGCGGCGGCCGGAGACTCGCAGCCGTCAGAGACACTGCTGGCCTGGACTGACCCTGCGTACCCTGCGTATGTCGAG CCCCCGTCGGTGAACCCCGTGAACCTGGTAGTGGAAGGCTCCAGCATGACCATCCTGTGCATCGCCATGGGGACCCCCACACCCACCATCTCTCTCTATATCTCCG GTCGCCTGGTGAGGCAGGAGGTGACTCGGCACATGGTCACTGTGATCCACAACGTGACTCGTGACATGGACCAGATCTCCTGCTACGCTGACAACGGTTACGGCACCCCCATGCAGGCTTCCAGGAAGATTAACATCTCAC ACACGCCAACGATCCAAGCATCGGGCATCACAATGGCCGCAGCCGGCGACGCCGTGATCCTCGAGTGCCGCGTGGAGGCGCTCCCCAAACCCACCATCGCGTTCTGGAGAGACCCCCACGGAAGGACACCAGTTATTGACGGACCTAACTACCATATACAGTTACTGGCTGATCCAGAG GAGCAAACGAAATACACAATGCGTCTTATAATAAAGAAGATAGCAGAGACAGATGAGGGTGACTACTACTGTCACGCAGAGAACGCTTTCGGTAAAACTCTGAGACCGGTCTCGGTGCGACTCAGGCCGACCACGCCGCATCACAACGTCACCGAGTGCTGCACACAA ATGAACGTATCGTCGACGTGTATCGACGCGTGCAGCTTCCACCTCGACATGGACAACATCATGGACCGGCCCGAGTGCATGAACGACTTCGACAAACTCATGAAGTGCGCCGCTGATGGCTCTG ACCACCGCAGCTGCTGCGCATCATGGGGCGTGCCCCGCAACTGCCTGGAGCTGTGTCGCGGCGGCGCGGTGTCGCGCTCGTGCGCGCTGCAGCACGCGCGGCGCGCGCTGGCGTGCTTCCGGGACTCGGGCGCGCGCCTGCCCGGCCCGCCGCGGAACCTCAAGGCGCATGTCGCGCCCACGCCCAACTCTGTGCTGCTCAG TTGGGAAGCTCCTCTCAAGAACCCTCAGACAGTATACCTGTACCGGGTGTTCTGGCGCGCGTACGGAGCTAAGGTCCCGGAGAAGCTGGACACCAGCGAGACCAGCGTCGTGCTCACCGGCCTGCAGGACGACGTGCGCTACGAATGCGTTGTCAAGGCTGCCAACGATGTCG GTACATCGTCGCTGAGCCCGGCCATCCTGTTCACGACGGCGGGGcaggaggcgggcgcggcggcggcgccggtgCGCGGGGGGGGCGCCGCCTCCGCCGTGGGCGTCGCGCTCGCCTGCGTGCTCGTGGCCGCCATACTGCTGGCCGCGGCGCTCTACTATAGGTATAGGAAG AATCTTAGACTTAAGGCACAAGGAGGTGTAGCATTTGAAAACCCAAGCTACCTCAGGGAACCCAATCCTGATACAGCCGTTAAC GGCACAGTACCAAACGGCACCGCCAACGGAGCCAACGGCACAAACGGCGTCGCGCCGATAGCCAACGGCGTGTCGAACAGCTCCGCGTGGAGACAAGAGACGCTGAACAACCCCGGTACCACGATACCCACCGCGCGGGAGGTGGACCCCACGCTGTACGAGGAGCTGAAGTTAGGGCACGACGGCGCGGGCTTCAAGAGGCTGAAGCCATAG